The following coding sequences lie in one Cloeon dipterum chromosome 1, ieCloDipt1.1, whole genome shotgun sequence genomic window:
- the LOC135947730 gene encoding uncharacterized protein LOC135947730, which produces MNLLALCVFALFHLVSLGDACTNNKLPAQADLIKRDGKTYYLSRIEDERDMQLDWSSAQAWCKEHGMELSSLETKDEMRYLREQMGAYYWTSGYHTQGDTLRSAAFRDLITDTFTWAGTGKKVELEIRKSYYAGECVGASKDGLYAWPCSNLRYFVCELEKC; this is translated from the exons ATGAACCTGCTCGCCCTTTGCGTTTTCGCCCTTTTCCACTTAG TCTCCCTCGGCGATGCGTGTACCAACAATAAATTAC CGGCCCAAGCCGACTTGATAAAAAGGGACGGCAAGACCTACTACCTGAGCAGAATCGAGGACGAAAGGGACATGCAG CTGGATTGGAGTTCGGCGCAAGCGTGGTGCAAAGAGCACGGCATGGAGCTCTCTTCCCTCGAGACTAAGGACGAAATGCGGTACCTCAGGGAACAAATGGGAG CCTATTATTGGACAAGCGGCTACCACACCCAGGGCGACACGTTGAGGAGCGCCGCATTCCGGGACCTGATCACGGACACGTTCACGTGGGCGGGCACCGGCAAGAAGGTGGAGCTGGAAATCCGCAAATCGTACTACGCGGGCGAGTGCGTCGGCGCCAGCAAGGACGGCCTGTACGCGTGGCCCTGCTCCAATCTGCGCTACTTCGTGTGCGAGCTGGAGAAGTGCTAA
- the LOC135947708 gene encoding diacylglycerol kinase kappa-like isoform X2, translating into MLAQRPRWEASQRPLFVRTVVRNGVRHAILWADDPLAAPRPRPPPLPPGDEPPAPPPRPSELERCLMKLQLVLAAAEPKPKQQTQETTPEATPCAQVSEVEAAEAVAAPEPSCSSGSSSEDEQEDKENLSDEPAGDLWLPDLNPLSERVLQWLEREASRNRPRLVDLRTLRRAQRSPARQVAPVKAPRLRVRRKVAARWCPKLNEALSVHPAPRKPSGGLKVTAVRCDQGRPQLHVFIPRVEEPTLD; encoded by the exons ATGCTGGCGCAGCGGCCGCGGTGGGAGGCGTCGCAGCGGCCGCTGTTCGTGCGGACGGTGGTGCGGAACGGCGTGCGCCACGCCATCCTCTGGGCCGACGACCCCCTGGCCGCCCCCAGGCCCCGACCGCCTCCGCTGCCCCCGGGGGACgagccgccggcgccgcctcCGCGTCCTTCGGAGCTCGAGCGCTGCCTCATGAAGCTGCAACTCGTgctggccgccgccgagccCAAACCCAAGCAGCAAACCCAGGAAACCACCCCTGAGGCCACCCCTTGTGCTCAG GTGTCGGAGGTGGAGGCCGCAGAGGCTGTGGCGGCACCGGAACCAAGTTGCTCCTCAGGGTCATCCTCGGAAGACGAACAGGAGGACAAAGAGAACCTGAGCGACGAGCCGGCGGGCGACCTGTGGCTGCCCGACCTGAATCCGCTCTCGGAACGGGTGCTGCAGTGGCTGGAGCGCGAGGCGAGCAGAAACCGGCCCCGTCTCGTCGACCTTCGCACCCTGAGGAGAGCCCAGCGGTCGCCAGCGCGGCAGGTTGCACCTGTCAAAGCTCCGAGACTCAGGGTGCGACGCAAGGTTGCTGCCAGGTGGTGTCCCAAGCTCA ACGAGGCGCTGTCTGTACACCCAGCACCTCGGAAACCTTCGGGCGGGCTGAAGGTGACGGCGGTCAGGTGCGACCAGGGTCGACCGCAGCTGCACGTCTTCATCCCCAGGGTTGAGGAGCCGACCcttgactga
- the LOC135947708 gene encoding diacylglycerol kinase kappa-like isoform X1, whose product MLAQRPRWEASQRPLFVRTVVRNGVRHAILWADDPLAAPRPRPPPLPPGDEPPAPPPRPSELERCLMKLQLVLAAAEPKPKQQTQETTPEATPCAQVSEVEAAEAVAAPEPSCSSGSSSEDEQEDKENLSDEPAGDLWLPDLNPLSERVLQWLEREASRNRPRLVDLRTLRRAQRSPARQVAPVKAPRLRVRRKVAARWCPKLTDEALSVHPAPRKPSGGLKVTAVRCDQGRPQLHVFIPRVEEPTLD is encoded by the exons ATGCTGGCGCAGCGGCCGCGGTGGGAGGCGTCGCAGCGGCCGCTGTTCGTGCGGACGGTGGTGCGGAACGGCGTGCGCCACGCCATCCTCTGGGCCGACGACCCCCTGGCCGCCCCCAGGCCCCGACCGCCTCCGCTGCCCCCGGGGGACgagccgccggcgccgcctcCGCGTCCTTCGGAGCTCGAGCGCTGCCTCATGAAGCTGCAACTCGTgctggccgccgccgagccCAAACCCAAGCAGCAAACCCAGGAAACCACCCCTGAGGCCACCCCTTGTGCTCAG GTGTCGGAGGTGGAGGCCGCAGAGGCTGTGGCGGCACCGGAACCAAGTTGCTCCTCAGGGTCATCCTCGGAAGACGAACAGGAGGACAAAGAGAACCTGAGCGACGAGCCGGCGGGCGACCTGTGGCTGCCCGACCTGAATCCGCTCTCGGAACGGGTGCTGCAGTGGCTGGAGCGCGAGGCGAGCAGAAACCGGCCCCGTCTCGTCGACCTTCGCACCCTGAGGAGAGCCCAGCGGTCGCCAGCGCGGCAGGTTGCACCTGTCAAAGCTCCGAGACTCAGGGTGCGACGCAAGGTTGCTGCCAGGTGGTGTCCCAAGCTCA CAGACGAGGCGCTGTCTGTACACCCAGCACCTCGGAAACCTTCGGGCGGGCTGAAGGTGACGGCGGTCAGGTGCGACCAGGGTCGACCGCAGCTGCACGTCTTCATCCCCAGGGTTGAGGAGCCGACCcttgactga
- the LOC135943555 gene encoding uncharacterized protein LOC135943555: MDWYKAKVLCESNKMHLASPKTEAENSAIYEHLKSLKIFDSLWLSASDVGRMGQGFVWHDGEELAKDSPLWDTDSPYSMGADFGEEFCVTTGRKLREQMCVDEKFFVCELPAECY; the protein is encoded by the exons atgGACTGGTACAAAGCAAAAGTGCTCTGTGAAAGCAACAAAATGCACCTAGCATCTCCGAAAACTGAAGCAGAAAACTCTGCTATTTATGAACATTTGAAGAGCCTAAAAA TTTTCGATTCGCTGTGGTTGTCGGCGTCGGACGTGGGACGCATGGGACAGGGTTTCGTCTGGCACGACGGAGAAGAATTGGCCAAGGACAGTCCGTTGTGGGACACTGACAGCCCCTACAGCATGGGCGCAGATTTTGGAGAGGAATTCTGCGTGACCACCGGAAGAAAACTCAGGGAGCAGATGTGCGTCGACGAAAAGTTCTTTGTCTGCGAATTGCCCGCCGAATGCTATTGA